The nucleotide sequence GGACCCGGCGAAGTATGGCAGAGAAGTGGACTCGGCAAGTTTGCAGCGGGGCCGAGGCGGAGAGGGGCAGCCGGGCCGGCGCTCTctccccgccgccgctgctgctgctactgctgctgtgcACGGAGGCGCCGATGCTTCCCGctctggggcagcagcagcagtacaaCGGCGAGCGGGGCATCTCGGTACCGGACCACGGCTACTGCCAGCCCATCACCATCCCCCTGTGCACGGACATCGCGTACAACCAGACCATCATGCCCAACTTGCTGGGCCACACTAACCAGGAGGACGCGGGCCTGGAGGTGCACCAGTTCTACCCGCTCGTCAAGGTGCAGTGCTCGGCCGAGCTCAAGTTCTTCCTGTGCTCCATGTACGCGCCCGTGTGCACCGTGCTGGAGCAGGCGCTGCCGCCCTGCCGCTCCCTGTGCGAGCGGGCGCGCCAGGGCTGCGAGGCGCTCATGAACAAGTTCGGCTTCCAGTGGCCCGACACGCTGCGCTGCGAGAAGTTCCCCGTGCACGGCGCCGAAGAGCTCTGCGTGGGCCAAAACACCTCCGAGCGCGGCACGCCCACGCCCTCGCTGGGACCCGAGTTCTGGACCAGCAACCCGCAGCTGcggcccggcggcggcggcgtggcaGGAGGTGGGGGCGGAGGGAGCCACCTGGCGGAGCGGGCGGGCAGGTTCACCTGCCCCCGGGTGCTCAAGGTGCCCTCCTACCTCAACTACCGCTTCCTGGGCGAGAAGGATTGCGGGGCGCCCTGCGAGTCTGGGCGCCCCTACGGGCTCATGTACTTCGGGCAGGAGGAGCTGCGCTTCTCCCGCACCTGGATTGGCATCTGGTCGGTGCTGTGCTGCGCCTCCACCCTCTTCACCGTGCTGACCTACCTGGTGGACATGAAGCGCTTCAGCTACCCGGAGAGACCCATCATCTTCCTCTCGGGCTGCTACACGGCGGTGGCGGTGGCCTACATTGCAGGGTTCCTGCTGGAGGAGAAGGTGGTGTGCAACGAGCGCTTCTCCGACGATGGCTCGCGGACGGTGGCACAGGGCACGAAGCGCGAAGGGTGCACCATCCTCTTCATGATGCTCTACTTCTTTGGCAtggccagctccatctggtgggTGATCCTCTCCCTCACCTGGTTCCTGGCGGCTGGCATGAAGTGGGGCCATGAAGCCATCGAGGCCAACTCCCAGTACTTCCACCTGGCTGCTTGGGCTGTGCCCGCTATCAAAACCATCACCATCTTGGCTCTGGGGCAGGTGGATGGGGATGTGCTGAGTGGCGTCTGCTTTGTGGGCATCAACAATGTGGATGCCCTGCGGGGCTTTGTGCTGGCTcctttgtttgtttacttgttcATTGGCACttctttcctcctggctggatTTGTCTCCCTTTTCAGAATTCGGACCATCATGAAACACGACGGTACCAAGACAGAGAAGCTGGAA is from Podarcis raffonei isolate rPodRaf1 chromosome 12, rPodRaf1.pri, whole genome shotgun sequence and encodes:
- the FZD1 gene encoding frizzled-1; amino-acid sequence: MAEKWTRQVCSGAEAERGSRAGALSPPPLLLLLLLCTEAPMLPALGQQQQYNGERGISVPDHGYCQPITIPLCTDIAYNQTIMPNLLGHTNQEDAGLEVHQFYPLVKVQCSAELKFFLCSMYAPVCTVLEQALPPCRSLCERARQGCEALMNKFGFQWPDTLRCEKFPVHGAEELCVGQNTSERGTPTPSLGPEFWTSNPQLRPGGGGVAGGGGGGSHLAERAGRFTCPRVLKVPSYLNYRFLGEKDCGAPCESGRPYGLMYFGQEELRFSRTWIGIWSVLCCASTLFTVLTYLVDMKRFSYPERPIIFLSGCYTAVAVAYIAGFLLEEKVVCNERFSDDGSRTVAQGTKREGCTILFMMLYFFGMASSIWWVILSLTWFLAAGMKWGHEAIEANSQYFHLAAWAVPAIKTITILALGQVDGDVLSGVCFVGINNVDALRGFVLAPLFVYLFIGTSFLLAGFVSLFRIRTIMKHDGTKTEKLEKLMVRIGIFSVLYTVPATIVIACYFYEQAFREQWERSWFAQSCKSYAIPCPSNHHHPPMSPDFTVFMIKYLMTLIVGITSGFWIWSGKTLNSWRKFYSRLTNSKQGETTV